The following coding sequences lie in one Sporichthyaceae bacterium genomic window:
- a CDS encoding SDR family oxidoreductase has protein sequence MSGVEGRSVVVTGAGGGLGREYALLLAHHGANVVVNDLGGSRDGSGAGSAMADQVVAEIKEAGGTAVANYDSVATPEGAASVVRTAVESFGAIHGLVNNAGILRDKSFAKLDAESWDSVLKVHLYGAYHVTSAAWPYFREQNFGRIVMATSTSGLFGNFGQANYGAAKNGLVGLANTLALEGARNNIRVNAVAPMAATRMTADVAPPEVLAALGPEHVAPVVVHLLSEELDTTGAVFVVGGGELYRVALFQNDGVRWPTPPTVAEVAQRWSEVVDLSAAVPGRNPVG, from the coding sequence GCACTGCTGCTGGCGCACCACGGCGCGAACGTCGTGGTCAACGATCTCGGCGGCTCGCGCGACGGCTCGGGAGCCGGCTCGGCGATGGCCGACCAGGTGGTCGCGGAGATCAAGGAGGCCGGCGGGACCGCCGTCGCGAACTACGACAGCGTCGCCACCCCCGAGGGTGCGGCAAGTGTCGTCCGCACCGCGGTGGAGTCCTTCGGCGCGATCCACGGCCTGGTCAACAACGCCGGGATCCTGCGCGACAAGAGCTTCGCCAAGCTCGACGCCGAGTCGTGGGACTCCGTGCTGAAGGTTCACCTGTACGGGGCGTACCACGTCACTTCCGCTGCCTGGCCGTACTTCCGCGAGCAGAACTTCGGCCGCATCGTGATGGCCACGTCCACCAGTGGCCTGTTCGGCAACTTCGGCCAGGCGAACTACGGGGCGGCCAAGAACGGCCTCGTCGGCCTGGCGAACACGCTGGCGCTGGAGGGGGCGCGGAACAACATCCGCGTCAACGCGGTCGCTCCGATGGCCGCGACCCGGATGACGGCCGACGTCGCGCCGCCGGAGGTGCTCGCCGCACTCGGCCCCGAGCACGTCGCGCCGGTCGTGGTCCATCTGCTGTCGGAGGAGTTGGACACCACCGGCGCGGTCTTCGTGGTCGGCGGCGGCGAGCTCTACCGGGTGGCCCTGTTCCAGAACGACGGCGTGCGTTGGCCGACCCCGCCGACGGTGGCCGAGGTCGCGCAGCGCTGGTCCGAGGTGGTCGACCTGTCCGCCGCGGTGCCTGGGCGGAACCCCGTCGGCTGA